The Ischnura elegans chromosome 9, ioIscEleg1.1, whole genome shotgun sequence genome includes the window ctattatatttggtGAGGGCTTCATCGATATATATTGTTTGATTGATCTGGGAGAGAGAAGTTGAATCGGAGAAGCTACCCGCGTCTTTAGAGCTGAAATTTTTCTTGGCACGACGCTTCACAATGACCTCATTTTTTTTGCTCTGCCTCACAAAACTGACAATAATCGGGGGGGCGTGTGTGCCTGAATCACTGTTGTGGCGAGGCCTGGGTCTAAAAACTCTGTCTATATCCTCGGCTGACACATGCACACCAAGAAAGGAGCAAATTTTTATGACCACACTTTGAATGTCATCATCTTGGAACAGCGGCACACCTCTTATCTCGACTGAGTTTTTCAGTGTGCTTTGTTCAGCTTTATTTAACTTAAGATCAAGGTCATTTGCTTTTTCTTGGAGCACGTTTACTGCACCTTTAACTTTTGACAGTTCTTCCTCAATGAGaacaaattttgatgaaagtCCAGTCAACAGTTCACTGTTTTCACTTACTTTCTGTGTTAGCTTCTTCTGGTCCTCTTTTAGGGTGTCCAGTTTCCCATTTACTTGTTCCAGAAGTGCGGTTTGGTCGTTGAAGGTATCTTGCCACGTGATGAAGGTCTTCTTCAGATCTCCATGATCCTCCTGCAGCTGCTTTATACGATAAAGCAACTCTGCGAGGGGGTCGTCGGCATTCTCGGGCGATGTTCTACTTGGAGCTGAATGACCTGTGGCTCGAACTGGGGTGTTGTCACCGCGTAAATTCCGGGATTCACCGATGCAAACAGCACAGGACCACGTCTTCTGGAGTTCTACCAGTGTTTGCAAGTCAGTATCTGACAATGAAACACAGTGAGGGTGATACAGTCTCTTACATGTATCACAAGTAAGCTGCTTCTGGTTTCGCTTTATACTGGAACCGCACTTGACGCACTCACTAGGCATTGTGGACTGCTTTAAGTAGGGAGAGCAACAGAAAAATACGTCCGCACACCACGAAGGACTGAGAGAGACTGGACTCGAAAAATTAACTACTCTTGAATGTTCTTAttaggtttagtctacttttcaatccaTGATCTAGCAGTGATTCTCATCCGAGTTGTTTGATAGGTCTGTagcactaacaaggctatcgcaACGGTTTTTAAGGTAACTGGCTGCTATTCTCTGTCTACGATCTAACTTTGTTTTCAAGTCTATTTCATGAGAATCCAACGTATTTCAATTGAGGTCTAACGAGAGAGAAGTTGCTAATTTCTCTTAGTATGTCGTCGCACTCTCCAAGTATTCTTTTCACAAATCCCAATTTAcaattagcttgacctgttatttcccaaAAACATGTATTCGACGATAGATCATTAAATATATCAGAGATATTTTTCGGATTCTACAGTCTCTAGTTGGTACCATGTATGAAATAGCTATTgctaataataaattaacaattgtTTGGTTTCCTGGTGAAGTTCAAAGAATGGCAGCCAGGAATACTCTTGGGAGGCATAGAAGAGGAGACGTTGTCGCAGCAATGCTAGGGTACTTGGGATGGAAAACGTAAGGAGTAACATAAATAGGTTATGTGGGGTCCACAAAGCCTTAATATAAGAGCGGGGTTGGAGGGAAATTGGTAAAAAGCTGGACTCACCCGGCTACACGGGAAGAGACGATCACAAATTCAATATTAAGTTTAAGAGGCAGAAAACggacatttaaaaataatccttCCTTCTCATGGGAATATAGAGGTTGAAATATcttcctgaaaatattttcaagatctTCTCCAGAAAGAGTAAATTTTTTATGAGTATGTGTTCTTGAATTCTGAGTTGATACCATTGTTATATATTAGGGAGAGTTgtaaattgggttatttggttcaaatttcatatGTCAGTTATCCTATAGGTAGGTGTATTTTCTGTGCCTTTCTGTGCCTCTTGGGTTGGTAGGCTTATTAGCCATTTGTAATAAATCTCACGTTACCACCAGACAATTGCCAACTggtaaaaatgtataataataaataaatgtgtggaaatttaaaatgcaaattatctCTCTCATGAATACCAATTCTTTTGGTGGTATTTCCACGCCGCGAGTACTCCGATAAAGGATCTCCCAAATTTCTCCGCTGGCTGAAGTATTTTCCAGGGCATGATGGCTCAGTGGGTGCACCGTTGGGCTATTGATTTGAAGAGTCTCGGGTTCAATTTCCAGGTCAAGCCTTTGGGTACCCCGTAACCAAAATCCTCGAAAGGCGGGATCCACGCGCTTGTGACCAAGTCTGGGGTGAGCGCTACCCTCTCTTATTACAGCTAGCCTGAGGGTCTAATCACTGAGTAAGTGAATATAATGTTGATAGTAATAgtaataagataataaaaaatccacaaaaaCCTGGCAACTACttatggacttttaaaaaaatccccgCCCTATTACAATACCTGCCGTACCACAGGCAAATACACACATTCTATTCTGGGACCGACCGATACTCACAGACAAAACCATAGATTACTATAAACCTTGTactttattgatccacaaatcacagaaaagatgaaataaagttgTGGCAGTGCCATTGAATCACGACGTTTAGTCCACGGAGAGAGAGCCAATTCAAAAATATCAAGATTttgccggtgaaataaaaaatattttgaagtcgGAAGAAGTCACCATTCACCCACTGATAATCAGGATTGGCAAGaataacgaaaagaaaaattttcgtttcgtttttctTGTCAATTCGCCAAATAATTTCGTCTTTCttgtttagtttcgctcccgcacgaaattaaaatcaccaaggagtttagtttcgacccgggacgaaactttactccccaggaacgaaactatttaatcgatactccgctgctcatagttagttttcgatcccagaagttgagtggagggagataagagggaatagtttcgacccattacgcttgacatatcgctaccttggtttgacaaggttctactgaccatcagctggttttgagaaaaaccttgtcaaagttttaaactgcaatatttcttttattaataggaatttatttttgatttttggcaattCACTAGTGATCCACtggatacactagtaattattactttaagaaaatatgttatttattttatttttttacatgtttatatgagcaataaaataagtaaaatgcagttagaacttTGTCAcgccaaatattagttttttctccttgcagttggaactttgtcactgttctaaatctcttattattttacatagaggaataaaaaccggtgcaacacatggagaaacataaacttagttatcttgagtgaaaacaccaaattttgcaaaaatgtcagttagaaccttgtcaaaccaaggtagtgATATGTGTGGAGAATTTACAACCTTGAGCTCAAAAATCGAATGGCTATTtggcgttcaccgttctcctgttggtgggaaaaatatgagtgccccgtgcatctaatgCCGGTAGGCCTAGACCTCTAttttattcaaccatacttcgcactcggcgtgtgggtcgaaactaaactgttcgaaggtgaagaacGTAGTCCTTCCGGTACGGAAAATTAtgtgcgtttcgtttcgtcccagagttttactttagttttgacCCGTAGTAGTTACGACTCCGATTTcctttcgaccctgagtttagctcctagggtttaaatccatttcgtttcgtttcgacattccgctccctggaaaaaactattgaaattttactggttttgacttttgtttcgtttcacttgcaaaCCCTACTAATAATCTCTGCGGAACTAAGTACTGTCGATATGTACTCTTAAAGGAtcataaatatgtttaaattataataatgaatgcctATAATTATGGAatttctgttgatgaaatcttcacgggaaatcagccgggtaatgatggtcattgctgccaacatttcagtggccttctctgccatcgtcttcagggcgaaggCAAAGAAGGCCATTTAAACGTTGGcggcaatgtccatccttacccggctgatttcccgtgaagatttcctcaacagcattcgccgggaaagcaccaaatccttcttcatggaatttctgtatgatatatttttattcagcatattagagaatgtatttctcatttggtTTTCTTCAAGTAATGAGCATGATTTAATgggaaaatggataaaatattacattttttctgagTCACTGGTTTAGCATATTCCGATTTCCATGTGCTCGAAGTGCTTGACTGTAACTGTTAAAGATGGGTATGTTCTTAAACTTGGAGAGACCTTTCAAAGcaggtttatttatttcataaccaGTATATGAAGAAGGCGCCTATGGTGTACCTCTCAAGGTGAACCAGTGAGAGACATTAAACGCTGAAATGTCATGTGGCACATTTTGCCTCAACTATTCCGGACTTTTGTTTTTCCTCAGTGAGGTAACGATCACTAAGGGTTATTCCCTTGATGTATTATTTGCTAATTATTGTTGAAATTGGTATGACCTATGATTTCATATTAAATACTTATATCATACTTTCTTATTGCCTCCCAACGAATGACTCcggttaatatttcattttccaacGAATTGCTCCAGGAGCAACGGAAGCCATGGTTACTTATCTTTTTCTTCAGTGTTTATAACAGCTAAAAAGTGGTTCTCAATGCCAAGGAAGTTTTGAAATCTGACCCAATACAAGTGAAATTGCCCTTTGAAAAAGTAGCCTCATTTAGGGAAATAGCTTTTTAAGTGTAATTAGTGGCTACCGTCGTTATGCATAATTTCTTGGTATCCCACGAAGTGTGATATTTTACAAGTTGCCGATGTTCAAGATTGAAATAGAATCTGCCTTCAGTGAGGCCActtgagatacggagaagacggAAAGTATggatcgagtacttagcggggaagggatgcaaaaaaacagtgttaaaggctagaatgttgggtaaacgaaggagaggaaggaggggaataggatttttagatagaatgaaagggagtaatcCTTGAAggtagtgaattgaagaggaattTCATTAAGGAAAGGGAGGCTATCAGGATGCTTCttgtgctccatggaaacctgacTAAATCATTTGAATACAAAAATAGGAAGACCACTTCAAGCTTTAATGTTTGAattgaaagtagaaataaatagTATTGATATTCAGAGGTGCTGAAGATAACTTAACAATGGTTCATCgtgaagttaattaaaaaaataattgataaaaatgtagTGGTACTTTAATttccatagagtaagtacatgaTTAAGAATTGAATTTTGAGAGGAAATCTCTGCTTTCAGTAATTACTGAAGAGAGTTATTAGATCACTCAACGGGAAAAACCTCTTTGAATCAGTTTCCTTAAGCTTAGCGTCCCGTATATtgttttctctctccttttttctTTCGCCCTTGTTCCACTTTCAATATGTTTGATTACTAtcactttcttattttttaattccaagtCATGCATTACAGATTGAAGTGATCTTTCTGAAATAACCTCTTGAGCAATAGAACAAGATACTAGAGTAGAACGCCTGCATGGATTTATGTGCATGGATTTATGGATCTCCAGTTTTCAATTGAAGTTTACATATTGATGATTCaatagtaaagaaaaatattgttgCACTTTTACTTCTGCATATTGGATAATGACTGCAACTTAACAGAAATCGTTTCTTCTAGTAACTGCTGAAAATAGGTATTTGATCACTCGATAATGAAGACCTCAGAAGTCAGTTTCCCTTAAGTATCTTAGCGTCCTATTAATTCTTTATgataattgatataaatattaaaGTACTTAAATGTCCGTAGATTCCGCAGATGTTACTCCCAGTTATTGATGTATAGAGGTATTAGATTAGTCAACAATAATGAACCCCCTTAAGTCagaaggagaagaaatatttggagaagaaatattgggaaaggattGCGAATGAGGCCATAGAGATCCGGCTAACGGacaagaacttcaatagagaagGCGGTTACTCCCTCAGTGACGTCTGGAAACCCGTATTGTATGGAATCAGATTGGCCAATACCAAGAACCAATCAGAGGGGAACCTGAGATCCCGGCACAGCTATATAAGACGAACACTTTCCGAGAAACTACATTCAGCcttgaggatggagtacgactcgtaccccgaaacgtcggcagccatgaaggagattacccggtggagcacccgaacagccttcactaccagcatacgccgggaaagcaacAGATCTTTTTTCTCCTTAAGTCAGTTTCCCTTATCTTATCGTCCTCATTCTTTATGATAGTTGATATAAATATTATGGTACTTTAATTTCCGCAGGTTGAATACATGGTTGTAACTTGGATTTTCAGAGGAAATCGTTGCTTTCAGTAGCTGCTCAAAATTGGTATTAGATCACTCGACAATGAGGAACCTCCTTTAATCAGTTTCCCTAAGCTTAGCGATCTGTATGCAgtcatttctctctcctttttaAATCTCTTCCATGTTTCCTCATTCAATATCTTTGATTATCACGACTTTGTTATTTATGCTTTCAAGCCACTGAGAGGAAATCGTTGCATTCAGTAACTGCTGAAAAGAGATATTAGATCACTCGACAATGAAGAACTTCCTTGAATCACTTTCCCTAAGCTCAGCGACCTGTGTATTCTTTTATCTCTCTCTGCTTTTTCCTTGTTTCCTCCTTACTTCTCAAAATGTCTTATCGAGTGTCTGCAGGGTATTCTATTCCCCCTTCTCTCGCGCAAAATTGAAACCTTGAGACCCATAAATCCAGGAGTGGTGACATTGTGTTCTAGTATCTTGTTCTTTTGATCAAGAGAAAAAGATTGTTTTGCTGATCGAGAAGTTATTTCAGTAAGACCACTTCAAACTGCGATAAATGGCTTAAAAGTATAAATAAGGAAGTCGTGATAATTAAAGGCATTGAAGATCAGTTAACGATAGTTTATCTTGAAGATGTTGTGGgagataattgatgaaaaatattatggtACCTACTTAAATTTCCGCAGATTGAGTACgtgattggaaatattattttcagaggAAGTCGTTGCTTTCAGTAAATGCTGAAAAGAGGCATTAGGTCACTCGGTATTGAAGAACCTCCTTCAATCAATTTCCCTAAGCCGAGAGACGtgaatttcctctctctctctgttttttccttgtttcctcttccttcttctccaaaTACCTTTTCGAGTGTTCGTAGAGTATTCAAATCCCCCTTCTCCCGCACTTAATTGAAACTTGGAGATCCATAAATCCAGGCGCGCACACGTTGTATTTCAGTGTCTTGCTCTATTGATCAGGGGTTTATTTCGGTAAGACCACTTCAAGCTGTAATGCATGACTTGAAATAAATTATACGAAATTCATGATAATAAGAGGTATCGTAGAACAGTTAATGATAAAATGATCAGAagaaattttggatgaaaattcataaaaaaattattaatttccgcGGATCGAGTGCATGATTTTGACTTGAATTTAGaaagaaaactttaaataaattgattagaATGCTATGCTACCTAAATATCTCCATATTGAATGCATGGTTGCAGCTTAAATTTTGAAAGGAAATCGTTGCTTTCAGTCACTACTGAGAAGAGGCATTAGATCATTCGACAAACAAGAACTTCTTTGTATCAGTTTCCCTAAGCTTAGAGACCTGTGTATTcttttctcctctctttttttcttttttcttctcccttttttcttcctctcttctccTCCAAATGTCTTTTCGAGTGTCCGCAGGGTATTCAATTCCCCCCTCTCCCTCACACA containing:
- the LOC124164954 gene encoding uncharacterized protein LOC124164954; amino-acid sequence: MPSECVKCGSSIKRNQKQLTCDTCKRLYHPHCVSLSDTDLQTLVELQKTWSCAVCIGESRNLRGDNTPVRATGHSAPSRTSPENADDPLAELLYRIKQLQEDHGDLKKTFITWQDTFNDQTALLEQVNGKLDTLKEDQKKLTQKVSENSELLTGLSSKFVLIEEELSKVKGAVNVLQEKANDLDLKLNKAEQSTLKNSVEIRGVPLFQDDDIQSVVIKICSFLGVHVSAEDIDRVFRPRPRHNSDSGTHAPPIIVSFVRQSKKNEVIVKRRAKKNFSSKDAGSFSDSTSLSQINQTIYIDEALTKYNRKIFALARGLKKDGKLKFVWVKNGKILVRQSETGPVVVIESQRDLDLFL